In one window of candidate division WOR-3 bacterium DNA:
- a CDS encoding ParB/RepB/Spo0J family partition protein, translating into MRKRKGEDFLELLKKDGLEILSVYQEPFSQKEQILALVPIKICKPTPFQREISPTHLTRLKYSIEKTGRFLDPIILIRTKEGEYWTPNGNHRLAAMKSLGKEKITAILIPEEKILGEILALNTEKPHNIKEKSLEVIKMYHHFLKIAGDLPESDFTFQFEEPYFATLGIIYQKRERFSGSAYVSLLKRIDQFLSLPLSQAIKERERRAKRVEEEVEPEVMRVIKELKEKKLNLLFIKQFVISHNNPCAKKKNERMDFDEGIDAFLTNLTHFDIGKLRLGEIPGDFSEE; encoded by the coding sequence ATGCGGAAGAGAAAAGGGGAAGACTTTTTGGAACTCCTCAAAAAGGATGGTCTGGAGATTCTTTCTGTCTATCAAGAGCCCTTTTCGCAAAAAGAACAAATCTTGGCTCTGGTGCCAATAAAAATCTGTAAACCAACACCCTTCCAGAGAGAGATTTCCCCAACCCATCTAACGCGCTTAAAATACTCCATCGAAAAGACCGGAAGATTTTTAGACCCAATAATTTTAATTCGGACCAAAGAAGGAGAATATTGGACGCCTAATGGTAATCACCGCCTGGCGGCGATGAAATCCTTGGGGAAAGAGAAGATTACGGCAATTTTAATTCCCGAAGAGAAAATTCTCGGGGAAATTCTGGCTTTGAATACTGAAAAACCACACAATATAAAAGAGAAGTCATTAGAGGTGATAAAGATGTATCATCATTTCTTGAAAATAGCCGGGGATCTTCCGGAATCGGACTTTACTTTTCAATTTGAAGAGCCTTACTTTGCTACCTTGGGAATAATTTATCAAAAAAGAGAAAGATTTTCTGGCTCAGCGTACGTTTCGCTCTTAAAGAGAATTGATCAATTTCTCTCTCTGCCTTTGTCCCAGGCGATAAAGGAAAGGGAAAGACGGGCAAAAAGGGTTGAAGAAGAGGTAGAACCAGAAGTCATGCGGGTAATTAAAGAATTAAAAGAGAAAAAACTTAACTTACTTTTTATTAAACAATTCGTCATTTCTCATAATAATCCTTGCGCAAAGAAGAAAAATGAGCGAATGGATTTTGACGAAGGAATTGATGCTTTTCTTACTAATCTTACCCATTTTGATATCGGGAAATTGCGACTAGGAGAAATACCGGGGGATTTTTCTGAAGAGTAA
- a CDS encoding methyltransferase domain-containing protein, giving the protein MFPEEADWIIDKLKKIDLKGVRRCLNVGSGDLRFRTQDQPHQEAIFLLLKERGIKVDHLDQKAGKGVDIVADIKEFSPSEPYDLIFLTNVLEHLENPEIVAKRVLSLLAPKGYLFVTVPRFYRRHPDPIDTGFRPSNKDLERMFSGNKFLFSEIIKIKKPRDHLGKIISFLGIKWKVSCLLLQKDVDLDFQV; this is encoded by the coding sequence ATGTTTCCTGAGGAAGCAGATTGGATTATTGATAAATTAAAGAAGATTGATTTAAAAGGAGTGCGGAGGTGTTTGAATGTCGGTTCCGGTGATTTGCGATTTCGTACTCAAGACCAACCACACCAGGAAGCAATTTTCCTTCTCTTGAAAGAAAGGGGGATAAAAGTTGACCACCTTGACCAAAAAGCCGGCAAAGGGGTTGATATTGTGGCGGATATTAAAGAATTTTCTCCTTCCGAGCCTTACGATTTGATATTTCTTACTAATGTTTTGGAACACTTAGAAAATCCAGAAATAGTAGCAAAAAGGGTCTTAAGCCTTCTTGCCCCCAAAGGTTACCTCTTTGTCACAGTTCCGAGATTTTACCGTCGCCATCCCGACCCGATTGATACTGGATTCCGCCCCAGCAATAAGGATTTAGAGAGAATGTTTTCGGGAAATAAATTTCTCTTTTCGGAAATCATTAAAATAAAAAAGCCGAGGGACCACTTGGGGAAAATTATTTCTTTTTTGGGGATAAAATGGAAAGTCTCCTGCCTCTTATTACAGAAAGATGTTGACCTTGACTTTCAAGTTTAA